One genomic region from Agelaius phoeniceus isolate bAgePho1 chromosome 25, bAgePho1.hap1, whole genome shotgun sequence encodes:
- the LOC129130272 gene encoding lysozyme C, whose amino-acid sequence MRKSMLFLGFLLVFLSLALPGTQGKIIPKCEMVKILRRNGFQGFEGTTVADWMCLVKYESGYNTKAYNDNGPSRDYGIFQINSKYWCNDGRTPGSKNACRISCSKLQDDNLEDDIRCAKKIAREAHGLSPWYGWKNHCRGRDLSSFVRGC is encoded by the exons ATGAGAAAGTCAATGCTCTTCCTTGGCtttcttcttgttttccttAGCCTGGCTCTGCCAGGCACCCAGGGAAAAATAATTCCCAAATGTGAGATGGTGAAGATCCTGCGTCGGAATGGCTTTCAGGGCTTCGAGGGCACAACTGTTGCTGACT ggatgTGCCTGGTGAAATATGAGAGTGGCTATAACACAAAAGCATACAATGACAATGGTCCAAGCAGGGACTATGGCATCTTCCAGATCAACAGCAAGTACTGGTGCAATGATGGCAGGACCCCTGGATCCAAGAATGCCTGCCGCATCAGTTGCTCAA AACTGCAAGATGATAATCTTGAGGACGACATTCGGTGTGCCAAGAAGATTGCCCGGGAGGCTCATGGCCTCAGTCCCTG GTATGGCTGGAAAAACCATTGCCGGGGCAGAGACCTGAGTTCCTTTGTCAGGGGTTGCTAA